A window of Halopelagius inordinatus genomic DNA:
AGCGTGCGGTAGGAAGTCGCCGAGTGCGGCGGTCGTTCCCCACATCGGATAGTACGCCCGCACCGAGGGGAGCGACGACCCGACGAGGTAGAACGGGAGGACGAACAGGGCGAGAAGCGCGGTGTTTCGGAGCACCGTTCGGTCGACGCGCCACCCGAGACTGCGGCCGTGCGTGATGGCGAGCGTTCCCGGGAAGACGACGAACACGATAAGGTCGCGGACCACGCGGTAGGTGAGGTCCGACGACGGGACGGTCCAGACCCCCCACAGAACCGTCAGGAGAAATCCGACGAGGAGGGACCGCTGGACCCACGTGAGGCGTGCGAGCGAATCGCGGAGCGTTCGATGTCCGAACACCGTCTGGAGGCGCCGCCTACTCCGTCTCGACGGGCCCGTTCCCGACGACCGACCGGACTTCTTCGAGGAACGTCTGGCGCTTGTCGAAATAGGTCTCGTCGATTCGGTCGAGCACGTCAGAGAGCGTCTGCGGTCCGGACGGCGTCCGAATCACGGCGTCGCCCTCCTGACGTTCGACCCAACTCGCTTGCTTGGGCCACGTCAGTCGAGACGCGACTCGCGCTATCGGCTGCCCTTCGACGGGCGTCTCTTCGCCGAGTTCGACGACGGGTCCCTCGTCTTCTTCCTCGTCAGCCATACCCCGAAATTTGCCATCCCCGGCAATAATCCCT
This region includes:
- a CDS encoding CPBP family glutamic-type intramembrane protease gives rise to the protein MFGHRTLRDSLARLTWVQRSLLVGFLLTVLWGVWTVPSSDLTYRVVRDLIVFVVFPGTLAITHGRSLGWRVDRTVLRNTALLALFVLPFYLVGSSLPSVRAYYPMWGTTAALGDFLPHALKQLLVVIAAETYYRGLLCVGVSDELGFKSVFISPLVYAFHHIGKPPIELLLSGPTDVLFGAVDYESDSILPSVVAHGIGLCLLDWLVLHDPLLPPERVVGWFRWLQIPL
- a CDS encoding DUF5789 family protein — encoded protein: MADEEEDEGPVVELGEETPVEGQPIARVASRLTWPKQASWVERQEGDAVIRTPSGPQTLSDVLDRIDETYFDKRQTFLEEVRSVVGNGPVETE